CTTCCTTTTCAGCTTTCTCCTCTTTAGGAATAGTTTCTAACTGTTCTGTCATGATGCTCCTATCATCATCTGTGGATCAAAGCAAACcatgacaacaacaaaacaacaaaaacattagTAACAAATGTACAAAATCCTTCATCTATTTCACAAACTGCAAATTAAAGAGATAAAgggacatttttaaaggattaaatgaaaaaaaattttccattaGGTTATTGGATTTTATTTGGGAGtagataattaaagaaaataatgcacaCCTTGAGTGTCCACCCAGAGGCTGTCTGCATCCATGATGGAGTCATCAATGGTGGTCTCGTCTTTGTAATCATCATAGGTTTCTGTCTTGTATTCCGAGAGTGCAACCTCTTCTCTCTCAGGGGAAGCCGGAGCCTCTGGGGAGCCGTCCTTGGGTTCTGCCTGGGCTTCAGCTGCCTCTTTGACTTCGAGCTCTTCTTCGGCATGAGGGGATGGTCTCCTCTCCACCTCAGGCTGCTCTAGAGCCGCAAAACGCACGCTGTGGGAACCCGACTCCCCCTCATCAGTTGTGGTTTGCACTACAGTGATGAAATCATCCTCGATGGTTACAACGGACTCAATCACTCCTTTGTGTTCACCTGGGCAGGTCTCCACGAAttcctctctgacacctgggatGCCCAGGTCGGTAATCTGAAGAGTGTCTGAGCGAAAGAGCAGTTTATCATATTCTCCCCGGGCTTCTATCTCTTCTtcctcactctgagcctctgctggTTCAGCTGAGACGGCTTCGGGCAGTGGCTCTGTGACGTCAGAGGGTGTAATAGATATGTCTGGAgtctctttgctttcttctttcggCAGCTGAATAAACTCCATCTGGACATCAGCTCCCTCCTCTGGGGCTGCATCAGCCTCCGAAACAGCAGGTGCACAAGGTATTTCCACTGACAATTTGATGGCAATCTCGTCCTGGATTAGAGAAGACTCTGGGGATGTTTCCTTCTTGCCCTCATCGGCTTTCAAGGACTCCATGGTGAGGCTTTCATGCTCACCGCTGGACTCATAGGACTCCTCTTTGTCTACAGCCTCCTGATGCACCAAGTCAGGCTTGGCTACCTTCTCTTTGACTTCCGTTTCACTGACTTTGGCACCTTCTTTCACTTGGCAAGGCTCAACACCCATGAACACATCTGCCTCCTGAGGTGCTGTGGAGGAGGGAGTCAGGTCCTGTGGAGCTTCAGGTTGAAGCTCTGTTGCTTTTGCAGCATCTACATTTAGCCCTGCCGCCATCTGTCCAAAGTCACTGATTTTAACATCTAATTGACTCTGGTCAGCTTTCTGTGCTGCAAAATCCAGTTCTGATTCAGCTTTTTTGGGTGGTTCTACCTCAGCTACCTCTGGCACTGAACTAAgacctttctctgctttctcagccACGAGAGGTGATGCATCCTTTGAAACTGTCGGTTCTTTGGCCAGAGCCTGCTCGTGGGTTACTCCTGCTCCAAATGATTCAACTTCATCACCAGCCTCTTCTGCTTCCTTGGCCTGTTCTTTTGACTCAGCGTGTTCTTCGCTTTTTTCTAGTACAGTATCCAGCTTATCATTAGCTTTCCTCTCCTGATCCAATTCCCTGGCCAGTCCCGATCTGTCACCAGAGATATGAGGGGGAGCTTCTTTCTCAGCACTTAACTCATCTTTGACTCTTCCGGCAGCTGCTAGTTTTACTTCAATCAGTGAAAGGTCTGTGGCCAAATCTCTCCGCACTTTATCATCTGCGCCCTCGTAAAAGGAGCCACTCTCCCCGGATAAATTCTCACTGTCTTGAACAGGTGATGGGAGTGGGACCGtgtatttattgaacacacaGTAGCCCAGGTCTTCGAGCTGACTGTCCGTTTTAACAATGACGTGGTTTTCATCAGTGACAGGGGGCAAGCCAGTGCTACTCTCTTCAACCACAGTCTCTGAGGGGACTGATTTCCTCCTGGCCACCTCAGCATCTGCGCTCACGGAAGCTAATCTTGACCTTGTGCCCGCCAGATCCAGCATTTCAGGCAGGTCAGGGGCCATGACAGTGCCATTTTTGTAATAGTCTTTGGCTAGGAAAGGTGACTCACAGGACGTCTCGACTTGAGTACTTTCCTCTCCAGTAGCTTTTTCATCCTCTACtcgtttttcttcctctttgctttctgTTGGGAAGCAAGGGGCTTTCTCTAACGCAGGTGTTGTGGCTGGAAGGTAATCATCCCCTTCGTCCATGCTTCCACTAGTGTTGGTTAGAATATCAGAAGCCAGAGGGGAAAGATCGTGCCCCCGACCAAAGTTAAATCCAAGGGCGATGGAGTCCAGGCAAGACATGGGCAAATTGATTGACATGCTTCTTTGTTCTATTGCGGACCTACCACCAAGTCCTAAACTCCTGCTTAGTGTCAAATCGTCCTTATTCTTACTGTGGAGATCTCTTTTCTCCCCATACACTTTTGGATCAATAGTGAACATTCTTTCTTGAGGAGAACTGGGTTCTTCAGGTAAATCAGATGGATAGCTCTGAGCAAGAGTACTGTAGCCTGCTTCTTGTGCTGAAGCGCTGGGCTGggattctttctctgcctgaggCGCCTTGTCGCCATTTTTATACATGGGAGATACAGTTTCAAAAGACTCTTGGGCACTTTCTCTTGTGTCACTGAGTTCATAGTAATCACTGCCTGGTTGGATGCTTTTTGTCACTTCTTCTTTCAAGACAGATGTTTCAAAGTACTTGGACATTCCTGACTTATCTTCATAAAACGGCATATCAACATCAGCTGATGCCGCAGTGCCAGCTCCTTCAACCTTTTTATCTTTGTCAGCAACTTTTTCTTCAAAAAGGTCCTGGGTATCAGTCTTTTCACTTAGAGCAGCTGGTTCGGTCACGACCTTCTCTGGTGTCTTAGAGGTCACGGTTGAATCTGTGACAGCTTGCTCCAAGCTGACAGGGAACGAGTCCTGTTTTAATACATCTGTGGTAGGCTCTTGGcttttctgttcttcctttgGGAAAGTGTGCTCTGTGGAGGGCTGAAGTAtgcttgtttcttcctctgtcattTTTGGGGGTTTGCTCTCTTGTGGCATGGCTTTGTCAGAAACGGTTGTTTGTTCTTCAAGAGTTAGCTGAAGTTCCTTTTCGGTAAGTGTAGGTTCCTGCCCACTGAGGGTGGAGGTCTCTTTTTTTGGAACACTGTCTTGCTTTATTGcccctttttcttcctctaaaaCTTTCTCTGGGACACATTCATCCACAATCAGAATGTGAGCATCTTTGGGTGAGGTGACTGCCTCTGAGGCTGGTGCTTCTGCCATTTTGTCAGGTTTATCTTTATGGGGCTCTTCAACTGTAGAACTATCTTTGGCACTTGCTGGGCCGCTGGTTTCTTCCAGAGATTTTTTGTCACCTGGCTGTAATAGGGCAGGGGCAAAGGGTGATGCTTCTGCAACAATTTCATTCTTCATGACATCTAGAGGAAGAGTGAAGCTTCCACCCTGAAAGGGACTCGGCATGGGAGAATCAAACTGTTTCCCTTCCCATTTGGGGATATCCTCGAGTACATCTTTTTCCTTCATGGGTGTTAGGGGGCCAGGAGATACGGGAGCAACTAAACGCCACTCATCCTTTTTTGCTTCTGTCGGCATTTCAATGAACCAGTCCTTTTGCTCTTTCGCAGCTGGAGGCTCTGCAGGGAGGCCAATACCAGGGATCACCAGGCTTGGTTCTGTCTTCCGCTGCATGTCTTCTAGGCCAGCAACGAGAGTGTGCCCAAACAGAGAGGGaggtgctttttcttcttctgtgcctTGCATGTCCTTTTTATCAGGAGAAGTTTTAGTTGTCTCAGGCTGAGAAACTAAGGCAGCATGTTTAAGGTCTTCGccaggcttgctttgtttctctgactccttttccttcttgtccAGTGGCTCAGCTGCAGAGGGAGTCAACTCCTGTTGATCACGGAACTCCATCTTCAAGGCTGTAAGTAAACCTGAAGTAATTGGgttgatttttaaacaaataggCAAGTGCTTCCAGGGAGTAagcttaaaattatattttgaaatgacaaaTGAATGgtaaggtaaaaagaaaaactatggaaCATGCAAGCATGCTACCCACttaaaaaatcaatatgaaaatgtCGGGACTGAGATATATTTGTACGATTGCTAAAATGAACTTCCATTGTAAATTAATGTGCATAGGAATTGTAATAAGAGTATATTCTGAATACCCttatttcccttgttttttcTCCTAAATAGTATGTGATGTGTATTGTAGTAGAAAGAAATTTCATGTGCCTGCTACagataaatattataaattaaagaatattGAATAAGTAACATTAGGGTACAAAAGAATGTATATTAAGGACTCAGTATGGAAAAGGATTGACTTCTAATGaactttttcatgtgttttctcatttaaaagtGAATTGGCAGGCCATGGGCAGGAGGCCAATTAATTTATAATAAGTATTAATAGTTTCAATTAACTTGATCAGCAAATGCCAGGACCAATTTTGGGGGCATTGAAAGGTCACTGGCATAAATTTTTAGAAGTCATCTGAGATTAAATTTCAGGATtataagtaaatatttgctattgaCTTTATATGATATGATCTAAGAATTAATGAGTCAATTTCTACCACATATTCAAAATTCTTAATACCTAATAATTACTTAGTCTGTTTGCTAGACATAAGAAAATTTGAATTATACTGTTAATACTGGAATGTCATGTGAGTAACAAAATTTTTAAGAGTCAGTTATCAAAATCTTTCTCTCCTTGGGCATGACCTCATTTCCTGAAACATGACTGACTGGTGAGGCACTGACAGTCCTGGCTTTAGAGATGCTTTACAGAAATTAAATGACTctttcttagttttatttatttgccaaCCCAAAAGGCTTCACAGTCTCACTTGTGCTTTAAGGCAAAaggtatttcattgtggtcatTGGGGCTAAAtgtaattatctgaaaaagatttgggggaaaataatacAATTCAATCATCTCTCAAAGAGTAAGTGTATGGATCATCATTACCTTATATACTTGTGTGTCCTGTTGtaacaatagaaaagaaataatttatgaaCTTCTAATAACGGTTAGATGAATGAAAACTCAAGAGATATGGGGATGATCAAAGGGGTGGGTTGCCATGGAGAGGAAATAATATGAGAAGCATCAGCAGGAGCTTTTAAGAAACCAAACCAGTATTCATTGAAGCATATAAAATATAGCACACTGCGGTTGCAAACAAAAACGATTCTACCATTTAAGCCTCTATGTGCCAGAATCCAACTCtatgatttgaaagaaaaaaagcatatgaaCTGCTgtcccaaaaataaaaataaaaatatacatgtattagCAATGTGACTGGCAAACATTTGAGATgaggggggaggaaaaaaagctcACACAGCGTCATCAGCCTGGCTGCAAAGCGTATTGTATCATGGCAAAGGAAAACCAGGAATGGGCTGCAGCACTGGAAAACCAAGCTGCCACACAGCACCTGCACAAGCCACACTCTCTGCTCATTAAGCCTAAAACAGTGGTCTTGGGATTCTAAGAAGACGGAGTGATGGAATAGCATTGGAAAGGCATCGTTGGTAAGCTGCTGGAAAGATCATTTGCAACAAAATACATGCAAATCCTAAGAGAGACACACCTTCCTTGGCAGAGGAAGGGATTTTTACTTCTGGAGACACCTCCGTGACCTCTTTTACACTTTTCTGCTGTGGGGCCCCTGCTGGGGCACTCTCTTCGGGAACTATTTGGGCCTCCGCACTAGACTCCAGATGGCCCTCACTGAGGCCCTTGGGTTGGtctgaggcctgggccgccccaCACTCTTT
This Equus asinus isolate D_3611 breed Donkey chromosome 19, EquAss-T2T_v2, whole genome shotgun sequence DNA region includes the following protein-coding sequences:
- the MAP2 gene encoding microtubule-associated protein 2 isoform X13 — protein: MADDRKDEAKAPHWTSAQLTEASAHPHPPEIKEQGGAGQALVRSANGFPYREDEEGAFGEHGPQGTYSNTKENGINGELTSADRETAEEVSARIVQVVTAEAVAVLKGEQEKEVQHKDQPAALPLAEETANLPPSPPPSPASEQTVAVAEALKMEFRDQQELTPSAAEPLDKKEKESEKQSKPGEDLKHAALVSQPETTKTSPDKKDMQGTEEEKAPPSLFGHTLVAGLEDMQRKTEPSLVIPGIGLPAEPPAAKEQKDWFIEMPTEAKKDEWRLVAPVSPGPLTPMKEKDVLEDIPKWEGKQFDSPMPSPFQGGSFTLPLDVMKNEIVAEASPFAPALLQPGDKKSLEETSGPASAKDSSTVEEPHKDKPDKMAEAPASEAVTSPKDAHILIVDECVPEKVLEEEKGAIKQDSVPKKETSTLSGQEPTLTEKELQLTLEEQTTVSDKAMPQESKPPKMTEEETSILQPSTEHTFPKEEQKSQEPTTDVLKQDSFPVSLEQAVTDSTVTSKTPEKVVTEPAALSEKTDTQDLFEEKVADKDKKVEGAGTAASADVDMPFYEDKSGMSKYFETSVLKEEVTKSIQPGSDYYELSDTRESAQESFETVSPMYKNGDKAPQAEKESQPSASAQEAGYSTLAQSYPSDLPEEPSSPQERMFTIDPKVYGEKRDLHSKNKDDLTLSRSLGLGGRSAIEQRSMSINLPMSCLDSIALGFNFGRGHDLSPLASDILTNTSGSMDEGDDYLPATTPALEKAPCFPTESKEEEKRVEDEKATGEESTQVETSCESPFLAKDYYKNGTVMAPDLPEMLDLAGTRSRLASVSADAEVARRKSVPSETVVEESSTGLPPVTDENHVIVKTDSQLEDLGYCVFNKYTVPLPSPVQDSENLSGESGSFYEGADDKVRRDLATDLSLIEVKLAAAGRVKDELSAEKEAPPHISGDRSGLARELDQERKANDKLDTVLEKSEEHAESKEQAKEAEEAGDEVESFGAGVTHEQALAKEPTVSKDASPLVAEKAEKGLSSVPEVAEVEPPKKAESELDFAAQKADQSQLDVKISDFGQMAAGLNVDAAKATELQPEAPQDLTPSSTAPQEADVFMGVEPCQVKEGAKVSETEVKEKVAKPDLVHQEAVDKEESYESSGEHESLTMESLKADEGKKETSPESSLIQDEIAIKLSVEIPCAPAVSEADAAPEEGADVQMEFIQLPKEESKETPDISITPSDVTEPLPEAVSAEPAEAQSEEEEIEARGEYDKLLFRSDTLQITDLGIPGVREEFVETCPGEHKGVIESVVTIEDDFITVVQTTTDEGESGSHSVRFAALEQPEVERRPSPHAEEELEVKEAAEAQAEPKDGSPEAPASPEREEVALSEYKTETYDDYKDETTIDDSIMDADSLWVDTQDDDRSIMTEQLETIPKEEKAEKEARRPSLEKHRKEKPFKTGRGRISTPERKIAKKEPSTVSRDEVRRKKAVYKKAELAKKTEVQAHSPSRKFILKPAIKYTRPTHLSCVKRKTTAAGGESTQAPSIFKQAKDKVSNSTLSKIPALQGSTKPPRCRPACPSTTKRATFSDSFLIRPTSEGSTDHLPYSESGKKDGVTKSPEKRSSLPRPSSILPPRRGVSGDRDENSFSLNSSISSSARRTTRSEPIRRAGKSGTSTPTTPGSTAITPGTPPSYSSRTPGTPGTPSYPRTPHTPGTPKSAILVPGEKKVAIIRTPPKSPATPKQLRLINQPLPDLKNVKSKIGSTDNIKYQPKGGQVRILNKKIDFSKVQSRCGSKDNIKHSAGGGNVQIVTKKIDLSHVTSKCGSLKNIRHRPGGGRVKIESVKLDFKEKAQAKVGSLDNAHHVPGGGNVKIDSQKLNFREHAKARVDHGAEIITQSPGRSSVASPRRLSNVSSSGSINLLESPQLATLAEDVTAALAKQGL
- the MAP2 gene encoding microtubule-associated protein 2 isoform X11 yields the protein MADDRKDEAKAPHWTSAQLTEASAHPHPPEIKEQGGAGQALVRSANGFPYREDEEGAFGEHGPQGTYSNTKENGINGELTSADRETAEEVSARIVQVVTAEAVAVLKGEQEKEVQHKDQPAALPLAEETANLPPSPPPSPASEQTVAVAEGLLTALKMEFRDQQELTPSAAEPLDKKEKESEKQSKPGEDLKHAALVSQPETTKTSPDKKDMQGTEEEKAPPSLFGHTLVAGLEDMQRKTEPSLVIPGIGLPAEPPAAKEQKDWFIEMPTEAKKDEWRLVAPVSPGPLTPMKEKDVLEDIPKWEGKQFDSPMPSPFQGGSFTLPLDVMKNEIVAEASPFAPALLQPGDKKSLEETSGPASAKDSSTVEEPHKDKPDKMAEAPASEAVTSPKDAHILIVDECVPEKVLEEEKGAIKQDSVPKKETSTLSGQEPTLTEKELQLTLEEQTTVSDKAMPQESKPPKMTEEETSILQPSTEHTFPKEEQKSQEPTTDVLKQDSFPVSLEQAVTDSTVTSKTPEKVVTEPAALSEKTDTQDLFEEKVADKDKKVEGAGTAASADVDMPFYEDKSGMSKYFETSVLKEEVTKSIQPGSDYYELSDTRESAQESFETVSPMYKNGDKAPQAEKESQPSASAQEAGYSTLAQSYPSDLPEEPSSPQERMFTIDPKVYGEKRDLHSKNKDDLTLSRSLGLGGRSAIEQRSMSINLPMSCLDSIALGFNFGRGHDLSPLASDILTNTSGSMDEGDDYLPATTPALEKAPCFPTESKEEEKRVEDEKATGEESTQVETSCESPFLAKDYYKNGTVMAPDLPEMLDLAGTRSRLASVSADAEVARRKSVPSETVVEESSTGLPPVTDENHVIVKTDSQLEDLGYCVFNKYTVPLPSPVQDSENLSGESGSFYEGADDKVRRDLATDLSLIEVKLAAAGRVKDELSAEKEAPPHISGDRSGLARELDQERKANDKLDTVLEKSEEHAESKEQAKEAEEAGDEVESFGAGVTHEQALAKEPTVSKDASPLVAEKAEKGLSSVPEVAEVEPPKKAESELDFAAQKADQSQLDVKISDFGQMAAGLNVDAAKATELQPEAPQDLTPSSTAPQEADVFMGVEPCQVKEGAKVSETEVKEKVAKPDLVHQEAVDKEESYESSGEHESLTMESLKADEGKKETSPESSLIQDEIAIKLSVEIPCAPAVSEADAAPEEGADVQMEFIQLPKEESKETPDISITPSDVTEPLPEAVSAEPAEAQSEEEEIEARGEYDKLLFRSDTLQITDLGIPGVREEFVETCPGEHKGVIESVVTIEDDFITVVQTTTDEGESGSHSVRFAALEQPEVERRPSPHAEEELEVKEAAEAQAEPKDGSPEAPASPEREEVALSEYKTETYDDYKDETTIDDSIMDADSLWVDTQDDDRSIMTEQLETIPKEEKAEKEARRPSLEKHRKEKPFKTGRGRISTPERKIAKKEPSTVSRDEVRRKKAVYKKAELAKKTEVQAHSPSRKFILKPAIKYTRPTHLSCVKRKTTAAGGESTQAPSIFKQAKDKVSNSTLSKIPALQGSTKPPRCRPACPSTTKRATFSDSFLIRPTSEGSTDHLPYSESGKKDGVTKSPEKRSSLPRPSSILPPRRGVSGDRDENSFSLNSSISSSARRTTRSEPIRRAGKSGTSTPTTPGSTAITPGTPPSYSSRTPGTPGTPSYPRTPHTPGTPKSAILVPGEKKVAIIRTPPKSPATPKQLRLINQPLPDLKNVKSKIGSTDNIKYQPKGGQVRILNKKIDFSKVQSRCGSKDNIKHSAGGGNVQIVTKKIDLSHVTSKCGSLKNIRHRPGGGRVKIESVKLDFKEKAQAKVGSLDNAHHVPGGGNVKIDSQKLNFREHAKARVDHGAEIITQSPGRSSVASPRRLSNVSSSGSINLLESPQLATLAEDVTAALAKQGL
- the MAP2 gene encoding microtubule-associated protein 2 isoform X21, whose amino-acid sequence is MADDRKDEAKAPHWTSAQLTEASAHPHPPEIKEQGGAGQALVRSANGFPYREDEEGAFGEHGPQGTYSNTKENGINGELTSADRETAEEVSARIVQVVTAEAVAVLKGEQEKEVQHKDQPAALPLAAEETANLPPSPPPSPASEQTVAVAEALKMEFRDQQELTPSAAEPLDKKEKESEKQSKPGEDLKHAALVSQPETTKTSPDKKDMQGTEEEKAPPSLFGHTLVAGLEDMQRKTEPSLVIPGIGLPAEPPAAKEQKDWFIEMPTEAKKDEWRLVAPVSPGPLTPMKEKDVLEDIPKWEGKQFDSPMPSPFQGGSFTLPLDVMKNEIVAEASPFAPALLQPGDKKSLEETSGPASAKDSSTVEEPHKDKPDKMAEAPASEAVTSPKDAHILIVDECVPEKVLEEEKGAIKQDSVPKKETSTLSGQEPTLTEKELQLTLEEQTTVSDKAMPQESKPPKMTEEETSILQPSTEHTFPKEEQKSQEPTTDVLKQDSFPVSLEQAVTDSTVTSKTPEKVVTEPAALSEKTDTQDLFEEKVADKDKKVEGAGTAASADVDMPFYEDKSGMSKYFETSVLKEEVTKSIQPGSDYYELSDTRESAQESFETVSPMYKNGDKAPQAEKESQPSASAQEAGYSTLAQSYPSDLPEEPSSPQERMFTIDPKVYGEKRDLHSKNKDDLTLSRSLGLGGRSAIEQRSMSINLPMSCLDSIALGFNFGRGHDLSPLASDILTNTSGSMDEGDDYLPATTPALEKAPCFPTESKEEEKRVEDEKATGEESTQVETSCESPFLAKDYYKNGTVMAPDLPEMLDLAGTRSRLASVSADAEVARRKSVPSETVVEESSTGLPPVTDENHVIVKTDSQLEDLGYCVFNKYTVPLPSPVQDSENLSGESGSFYEGADDKVRRDLATDLSLIEVKLAAAGRVKDELSAEKEAPPHISGDRSGLARELDQERKANDKLDTVLEKSEEHAESKEQAKEAEEAGDEVESFGAGVTHEQALAKEPTVSKDASPLVAEKAEKGLSSVPEVAEVEPPKKAESELDFAAQKADQSQLDVKISDFGQMAAGLNVDAAKATELQPEAPQDLTPSSTAPQEADVFMGVEPCQVKEGAKVSETEVKEKVAKPDLVHQEAVDKEESYESSGEHESLTMESLKADEGKKETSPESSLIQDEIAIKLSVEIPCAPAVSEADAAPEEGADVQMEFIQLPKEESKETPDISITPSDVTEPLPEAVSAEPAEAQSEEEEIEARGEYDKLLFRSDTLQITDLGIPGVREEFVETCPGEHKGVIESVVTIEDDFITVVQTTTDEGESGSHSVRFAALEQPEVERRPSPHAEEELEVKEAAEAQAEPKDGSPEAPASPEREEVALSEYKTETYDDYKDETTIDDSIMDADSLWVDTQDDDRSIMTEQLETIPKEEKAEKEARRPSLEKHRKEKPFKTGRGRISTPERKIAKKEPSTVSRDEVRRKKVYKKAELAKKTEVQAHSPSRKFILKPAIKYTRPTHLSCVKRKTTAAGGESTQAPSIFKQAKDKVSDGVTKSPEKRSSLPRPSSILPPRRGVSGDRDENSFSLNSSISSSARRTTRSEPIRRAGKSGTSTPTTPGSTAITPGTPPSYSSRTPGTPGTPSYPRTPHTPGTPKSAILVPGEKKVAIIRTPPKSPATPKQLRLINQPLPDLKNVKSKIGSTDNIKYQPKGGQVQIVTKKIDLSHVTSKCGSLKNIRHRPGGGRVKIESVKLDFKEKAQAKVGSLDNAHHVPGGGNVKIDSQKLNFREHAKARVDHGAEIITQSPGRSSVASPRRLSNVSSSGSINLLESPQLATLAEDVTAALAKQGL
- the MAP2 gene encoding microtubule-associated protein 2 isoform X20, with protein sequence MADDRKDEAKAPHWTSAQLTEASAHPHPPEIKEQGGAGQALVRSANGFPYREDEEGAFGEHGPQGTYSNTKENGINGELTSADRETAEEVSARIVQVVTAEAVAVLKGEQEKEVQHKDQPAALPLAAEETANLPPSPPPSPASEQTVAVAEALKMEFRDQQELTPSAAEPLDKKEKESEKQSKPGEDLKHAALVSQPETTKTSPDKKDMQGTEEEKAPPSLFGHTLVAGLEDMQRKTEPSLVIPGIGLPAEPPAAKEQKDWFIEMPTEAKKDEWRLVAPVSPGPLTPMKEKDVLEDIPKWEGKQFDSPMPSPFQGGSFTLPLDVMKNEIVAEASPFAPALLQPGDKKSLEETSGPASAKDSSTVEEPHKDKPDKMAEAPASEAVTSPKDAHILIVDECVPEKVLEEEKGAIKQDSVPKKETSTLSGQEPTLTEKELQLTLEEQTTVSDKAMPQESKPPKMTEEETSILQPSTEHTFPKEEQKSQEPTTDVLKQDSFPVSLEQAVTDSTVTSKTPEKVVTEPAALSEKTDTQDLFEEKVADKDKKVEGAGTAASADVDMPFYEDKSGMSKYFETSVLKEEVTKSIQPGSDYYELSDTRESAQESFETVSPMYKNGDKAPQAEKESQPSASAQEAGYSTLAQSYPSDLPEEPSSPQERMFTIDPKVYGEKRDLHSKNKDDLTLSRSLGLGGRSAIEQRSMSINLPMSCLDSIALGFNFGRGHDLSPLASDILTNTSGSMDEGDDYLPATTPALEKAPCFPTESKEEEKRVEDEKATGEESTQVETSCESPFLAKDYYKNGTVMAPDLPEMLDLAGTRSRLASVSADAEVARRKSVPSETVVEESSTGLPPVTDENHVIVKTDSQLEDLGYCVFNKYTVPLPSPVQDSENLSGESGSFYEGADDKVRRDLATDLSLIEVKLAAAGRVKDELSAEKEAPPHISGDRSGLARELDQERKANDKLDTVLEKSEEHAESKEQAKEAEEAGDEVESFGAGVTHEQALAKEPTVSKDASPLVAEKAEKGLSSVPEVAEVEPPKKAESELDFAAQKADQSQLDVKISDFGQMAAGLNVDAAKATELQPEAPQDLTPSSTAPQEADVFMGVEPCQVKEGAKVSETEVKEKVAKPDLVHQEAVDKEESYESSGEHESLTMESLKADEGKKETSPESSLIQDEIAIKLSVEIPCAPAVSEADAAPEEGADVQMEFIQLPKEESKETPDISITPSDVTEPLPEAVSAEPAEAQSEEEEIEARGEYDKLLFRSDTLQITDLGIPGVREEFVETCPGEHKGVIESVVTIEDDFITVVQTTTDEGESGSHSVRFAALEQPEVERRPSPHAEEELEVKEAAEAQAEPKDGSPEAPASPEREEVALSEYKTETYDDYKDETTIDDSIMDADSLWVDTQDDDRSIMTEQLETIPKEEKAEKEARRPSLEKHRKEKPFKTGRGRISTPERKIAKKEPSTVSRDEVRRKKAVYKKAELAKKTEVQAHSPSRKFILKPAIKYTRPTHLSCVKRKTTAAGGESTQAPSIFKQAKDKVSDGVTKSPEKRSSLPRPSSILPPRRGVSGDRDENSFSLNSSISSSARRTTRSEPIRRAGKSGTSTPTTPGSTAITPGTPPSYSSRTPGTPGTPSYPRTPHTPGTPKSAILVPGEKKVAIIRTPPKSPATPKQLRLINQPLPDLKNVKSKIGSTDNIKYQPKGGQVQIVTKKIDLSHVTSKCGSLKNIRHRPGGGRVKIESVKLDFKEKAQAKVGSLDNAHHVPGGGNVKIDSQKLNFREHAKARVDHGAEIITQSPGRSSVASPRRLSNVSSSGSINLLESPQLATLAEDVTAALAKQGL